Proteins encoded by one window of Rutidosis leptorrhynchoides isolate AG116_Rl617_1_P2 chromosome 7, CSIRO_AGI_Rlap_v1, whole genome shotgun sequence:
- the LOC139859534 gene encoding uncharacterized protein: MEAQLKSPPLELTKRHWRSLLEYWTRDNVMMTERNKANRAKKKLSQLTGKKSFARIREELKVSLGREPTRVDMFKECYSNGIGESEAACAFEKMKKLTEKLGDGATDAPGPDDVFATIMGTAKNGTAKMYGLGVRANHLWGAGPSRLALNKENAHLMSKNAKLEDENARLKALVEKNNGPGVQTDGSRVHDNGSGVRRLRVGKEVYIKSINFENVARGWLKSMEPSTVVLGTETGHYWCEVENVTDDLISSWYVVINQDGWWQLEDFLYLLMLAGLLMNVCVFEIIC; this comes from the exons ATGGAGGCTCAATTAAAGTCACCACCTCTAGAACTAACCAAAAGACACTGGAGAAGTCTTCTTGAATATTGGACCAGAGATAATGTGATG ATGACCGAAAGAAACAAAGCCAATAGGGCTAAAAAGAAGTTGTCACAATTGACGGGAAAAAAAAGTTTTGCAAGAATTCGTGAAGAACTGAAG GTGAGTTTGGGAAGAGAACCAACTAGGGTGGATATGTTTAAGGAATGTTATTCAAATGGAATTGGTGAAAGTGAAGCTGCTTGTGCCTTT GAAAAAATGAAAAAACTTACTGAGAAACTCGGTGATGGTGCAACTGATGCACCTGGACCAGATGATGTTTTTGCCACGATAATGGGTACAGCTAAAAATGGTACTGCAAAAATGTATGGACTTGGTGTTCGCGCCAATCATTTGTGGGGTGCAGGACCTAGTCGATTAGCTCTTAACAAAGAAAATGCTCATCTGATGTCTAAAAATGCAAAACTTGAAGATGAAAATGCAAGGTTAAAAGCCCTAGTGGAGAAGAATAATGGTCCGGGTGTTCAGACTGATGGTTCGCGTGTTCATGATAATGGTTCGGGTGTTCGACGTTTAAGG GTCGGAAAGGAAGTTTATATAAAAAGCATTAACTTCGAGAACGTAGCAAGAGGATGGTTGAAGAGCATGGAACCAAGTACGGTTGTTTTGGGGACAGAAACTGGACATTATTGGTGTGAGGTCGAG AATGTCACTG ATGATTTAATTTCTAGTTGGTACGTGGTGATTAATCAAGATGGATGGTGGCAGCTTGAAGACTTTTTGTATTTGTTAATGTTGGCCGGTTTATTAATGAATGTTTGTGTGTTTGAGATAATTTGTTGA